The following are encoded in a window of Nomia melanderi isolate GNS246 chromosome 6, iyNomMela1, whole genome shotgun sequence genomic DNA:
- the ref(2)P gene encoding refractory to sigma P isoform X1: MSLRPSVLCKVHLRNSNGFVQEIRRFEFSTYFTFEDFHVTLKNMFPQLADKNFKIAWIDEDKDEINMPNDREYTCALSWYSLKDEGTVWKVYVTYYEDKVPPVQKKEVYHEDIICDGCNGEVIGHRYKCIECVDYDLCSQCEGLGLHGDHWMLRIPKPLCDTSRRGQHLPHSIRKFLRRNGVRFNKKDLPNESPMTEVDNHNIFSWLETLSLCFNNFNNTKVGTNTENAKSTEVPKGDNTNNKKSCLHTRDEFTKFLNSVGIAVDVAMDVLMPRIPETNKAQKEEEKEEKCDKNTATEQSIPMEFLEKDTKVINSTNNETSVSTDTSIAPQNTASANNVLTEEWTIVDKSEATDNNSASSVSSSLNKLPENQVPSSESIPSVSKENLTQAIYPPLPKEEKVYHPNPMIRSAIESMIAMGFSNNGDLLTHWLETTNGNINQVLDILQSANSET; encoded by the exons ATGAGTCTCCGACCAAGTGTGCTTTGTAAAGTTCATTTACGAAATTCTAATGGATTTGTGCAAGAAATTCGAAGATTTGAATTTAGTACCTACTTTACTTTCGAAGATTTTCATGTAAcgttgaaaaatatgtttcctcAATTGGCAGACAAGAACTTCAAAATAGCATGGATAG atgAAGACAAAGATGAAATTAATATGCCAAATGATAGGGAATATACGTGTGCTTTGAGCTGGTATTCACTTAAAGATGAGGGGACTGTGTGGAAAGTGTATGTGACATATTATGAAGATAAAGTGCCGCCTGTTCAAAAAAAAGAAGTATATCATGAAGATATAATATGCGATGGTTGCAATGGCGAGGTAATAGGTCATCGATACAAATGTATAGAGTGCGTGGATTATGATCTATGTTCACAATGCGAAGGATTAGGTTTACATGGAGATCATTGGATGTTACGTATACCAAAGCCATTGTGCGATACATCTCGTCGTGGCCAACATTTGCCACATAGCATAAGGAAATTTCTCAGAAGAAATGGTGTacgttttaataaaaaagatttGCCAAATGAATCTCCAATGACAGAGGTAGATAATCATAATATATTTTCCTGGCTAGAAACTTTGTCactatgttttaataattttaataacacgAAGGTGGGAACAAACACTGAAAATGCAAAATCTACAGAGGTACCAAAAGgagataatacaaataataagaaATCTTGTTTACATACAAGGGatgaatttacaaaatttctaaATTCCGTTGGCATAGCTGTTGATGTTGCAATGGATGTTCTAATGCCACGTATACCTGAAACTAATAAAGcccaaaaagaagaagaaaaagaagaaaaatgtgACAAAAATACAGCAACAGAACAGAGTATTCCTATGGAATTTCTAGAAAAAGATACAAAAGTGATTAATTCCACTAACAATGAGACATCTGTGTCCACTGATACATCAATAGCACCTCAAAATACAGCTTCAGCAAATAATGTATTAACAGAGGAATGGACAATAGTAGATAAAAGTGAGGCCACTGACAATAATTCTGCATCTTCAGTTTCATCCAGTTTAAATAAATTGCCTGAAAATCAA gtTCCCTCATCTGAATCGATTCCATCAGTGTCCAAGGAAAATTTGACACAAGCAATTTATCCTCCATTaccaaaagaagaaaaagtataCCATCCAAATCCTATGATTCGCAGTGCTATTGAATCTATGATAGCAATGGGATTTTCAAATAATGGAGATTTGCTGACTCATTGGTTAGAAACtacaaatggaaatattaatcaAGTTTTAGACATACTGCAGTCTGCAAATAGTGAAACTTAA
- the ref(2)P gene encoding refractory to sigma P isoform X2: MSLRPSVLCKVHLRNSNGFVQEIRRFEFSTYFTFEDFHVTLKNMFPQLADKNFKIAWIDEDKDEINMPNDREYTCALSWYSLKDEGTVWKVYVTYYEDKVPPVQKKEVYHEDIICDGCNGEVIGHRYKCIECVDYDLCSQCEGLGLHGDHWMLRIPKPLCDTSRRGQHLPHSIRKFLRRNGVRFNKKDLPNESPMTEVGTNTENAKSTEVPKGDNTNNKKSCLHTRDEFTKFLNSVGIAVDVAMDVLMPRIPETNKAQKEEEKEEKCDKNTATEQSIPMEFLEKDTKVINSTNNETSVSTDTSIAPQNTASANNVLTEEWTIVDKSEATDNNSASSVSSSLNKLPENQVPSSESIPSVSKENLTQAIYPPLPKEEKVYHPNPMIRSAIESMIAMGFSNNGDLLTHWLETTNGNINQVLDILQSANSET; encoded by the exons ATGAGTCTCCGACCAAGTGTGCTTTGTAAAGTTCATTTACGAAATTCTAATGGATTTGTGCAAGAAATTCGAAGATTTGAATTTAGTACCTACTTTACTTTCGAAGATTTTCATGTAAcgttgaaaaatatgtttcctcAATTGGCAGACAAGAACTTCAAAATAGCATGGATAG atgAAGACAAAGATGAAATTAATATGCCAAATGATAGGGAATATACGTGTGCTTTGAGCTGGTATTCACTTAAAGATGAGGGGACTGTGTGGAAAGTGTATGTGACATATTATGAAGATAAAGTGCCGCCTGTTCAAAAAAAAGAAGTATATCATGAAGATATAATATGCGATGGTTGCAATGGCGAGGTAATAGGTCATCGATACAAATGTATAGAGTGCGTGGATTATGATCTATGTTCACAATGCGAAGGATTAGGTTTACATGGAGATCATTGGATGTTACGTATACCAAAGCCATTGTGCGATACATCTCGTCGTGGCCAACATTTGCCACATAGCATAAGGAAATTTCTCAGAAGAAATGGTGTacgttttaataaaaaagatttGCCAAATGAATCTCCAATGACAGAG GTGGGAACAAACACTGAAAATGCAAAATCTACAGAGGTACCAAAAGgagataatacaaataataagaaATCTTGTTTACATACAAGGGatgaatttacaaaatttctaaATTCCGTTGGCATAGCTGTTGATGTTGCAATGGATGTTCTAATGCCACGTATACCTGAAACTAATAAAGcccaaaaagaagaagaaaaagaagaaaaatgtgACAAAAATACAGCAACAGAACAGAGTATTCCTATGGAATTTCTAGAAAAAGATACAAAAGTGATTAATTCCACTAACAATGAGACATCTGTGTCCACTGATACATCAATAGCACCTCAAAATACAGCTTCAGCAAATAATGTATTAACAGAGGAATGGACAATAGTAGATAAAAGTGAGGCCACTGACAATAATTCTGCATCTTCAGTTTCATCCAGTTTAAATAAATTGCCTGAAAATCAA gtTCCCTCATCTGAATCGATTCCATCAGTGTCCAAGGAAAATTTGACACAAGCAATTTATCCTCCATTaccaaaagaagaaaaagtataCCATCCAAATCCTATGATTCGCAGTGCTATTGAATCTATGATAGCAATGGGATTTTCAAATAATGGAGATTTGCTGACTCATTGGTTAGAAACtacaaatggaaatattaatcaAGTTTTAGACATACTGCAGTCTGCAAATAGTGAAACTTAA
- the mRpS29 gene encoding mitochondrial ribosomal protein S29, with product MVSTCIYSLIRELHIASGQRALATAVATKLRDIEPETFRTFESHPPNHNETHLRKVYTVPTNIQTLMQDNVPNEWKQQIQTFVEFGILIRKPAVEIISYLEQTDYSKSIKKYVLYGKIGAGKTSTLLHTIHYGLAQKFIVLHVPQANTWFRFPKEVTDSPLMPDKLDLPLHAQAWLKYFKNLNEPLLSNIKISKDYVWNERESTPHGESLSSLIEFGIKRIKFACGVIDAVVDELKIASTAKKCRVLIVIDGFNTFFSDVTSIRDERKVYVPAQRISLTSSFLKCANYDWCNGAAILSVDKKANKTKRDSDYPRYLLGKEGFELLDPFLPINVEDYTSNEFKAIMEYYKDRKWVREITSQGQRELELLSNRNPLTLWIRCKPL from the exons ATGGTTTCTACTTGTATCT ATTCATTAATCAGAGAACTACATATCGCAAGTGGACAAAGAGCACTGGCTACAGCTGTTGCTACAAAACTTCGAGATATAGAACCTGAAACTTTTCGTACCTTTGAATCACATCCTCCAAACCATAATGAAACTCATTTAAGAAAAGTGTATACAGTACCAACAAATATACAAACATTAATGCAAGATAATGTACCAAATGAATGGAAGCAACAAATACAAACTTTTGTGGAATTTGGTATTCTGATTAGAAAACCAGCGGTTGAAATAATATCATACTTGGAACAAACAGACTATTCGAAATCTATAAAGAAATATGTTCTAT ATGGTAAAATTGGTGCAGGAAAAACATCAACATTGTTGCATACAATTCATTATGGTCTTGCCCAAAAGTTTATCGTATTACATGTACCACAAG ctAATACTTGGTTTAGGTTTCCAAAAGAAGTTACAGATTCCCCGCTTATGCCTGATAAATTAGATTTACCTTTACATGCACAAGCatggttaaaatattttaaaaatttaaatgaaccaTTATTGTCGAAT ATAAAAATTTCCAAGGATTACGTATGGAATGAAAGAGAAAGTACGCCACATGGAGAATCACTTTCTAGTCTTATTGAATTTGggataaaacgaattaaatttGCTTGTGGCGTTATTGATGCTGTTGTGGATGAACTTAAAATAGCCAGTACAGCAAAGAAATGTAGGGTATTAATTGTTATAGATGGTTTTAACACATTCTTTTCTGATGTAACATCAATTCGTGATGAAAGGAAAGTATATGTACCAGCACAAAGAATATCTTTAACCAGTTCATTTTTGAAGTGTGCTAATTATGATTGGTGTAATGGTGCTGCAATATTATCTGTAGATAAAAAAGCAAATAag aCTAAAAGAGATTCTGATTACCCAAGGTACTTACTTGGTAAAGAAGGATTTGAACTTTTAGACCCTTTTCTTCCAATTAATGTTGAAGATTATACTTCTAACGAATTTAAGGCCATCATGGAATATTATAAAGATAGAAAATGGGTTAGAGAGATCACCTCTCAAGGGCAAAGAGAATTGGAGTTATTGTCAAATAGAAATCCATTAACACTCTGGATTCGTTGTAAaccattataa
- the Rbbp5 gene encoding retinoblastoma binding protein 5, with protein sequence MNLELLESFGQNYPEEFDGTLDCISLAVTCTFNKRGTLLAVGCNDGRIVIWDFLTRGVAKIISAHVHPVCSLSWSRNGHKLLSASTDNNVCIWDVLSGECDQKYRFPSPILKVQFHPRNLNKFLVCPMRHAAVMVEVEGTHRVIPLDDDSDLNIVASFDRRGDFVYTGNARGRILVLDAESLTVKASYKISQGTASNTAVKSIEFARRGSCFLVNTADRVIRVYDSTEVLACGKDGEPEPIQKLQDLVNKTMWKKCCFSGDGEYVCAGSARQHALYVWEKSIGNLVKILHGTKGELLLDVVWHPVRPIIASISSGVVSIWAQNQVENWSAFAPDFKELDENVEYEERESEFDLSDEDKSVVQGEEAQDEEIEVDVASIDRVAAFCSSDEEMEDIGSLQFLPISPDVEDSEDNQTTPHEPPMKKHRSHDIHLQGAPVDETHPLLNKGKDKPTTKKGRPRLEHRKGK encoded by the exons ATGAATTTAGAATTGTTAG aatCATTTGGTCAGAATTATCCAGAG gaGTTTGATGGCACGTTAGATTGCATATCGTTGGCTGTAACTTGTACATTTAACAAAAGAGGAACTCTTTTAGCTGTTGGATGTAATGATGGTAGAATTGTTATTTGGGATTTTTTAACACGAGGTGTTGCTAAAATCATTAGTGCACACGTTCATCCAGTATGTTCATTAAG CTGGTCCAGGAATGGTCACAAATTATTAAGTGCTTCTACAGACAATAATGTTTGCATATGGGATGTTTTATCAGGAGAATGTGATCAAAAATACAGATTCCCTTCGCCTATATTAAAAGTACAGTTTCATCCAAGAAATCTTAACAAGTTTTTAGTATGTCCAATGAGACATGCAGCCGTAATGGTTGAAGTTGAGGGTACACACAGAGTTATACCTCTTGACGATGAT AGTGATTTAAACATAGTAGCATCTTTTGATCGGCGTGGAGATTTTGTGTATACTGGAAATGCTCGTGGACGGATTTTGGTTCTTGATGCAGAATCTTTAACTGTAAAAGCTTCTTATAAAATATCACAAGGCACTGCTAGTAATACAGCTGTAAAAAGTATCGAATTTGCAAGGCGAGGTTCTTGCTTTTTAGTAAATACGGCAGATAGAGTAATTCGTGTATATGATAGCACAGAAGTACTAGCATGTGGAAAAGACGGTGAACCTGAACCAATACAAAAATTACAAGATCTTgtaaacaaaactatgtggaaaaAATGTTGCTTTTCTGGAGATGGAGAGTATGTGTGTGCCGGTTCTGCGAGGCAACATGCTTTATATGTCTGGGAAAAAAGTATTGGAAATTTAGTAAAAATTTTACATGGAACTAAGGGAGAATTGTTACTTGATGTAGTG TGGCATCCTGTGAGACCAATAATTGCTTCTATATCATCTGGTGTAGTTTCTATTTGGGCACAAAATCAAGTTGAGAATTGGTCTGCCTTTGCACCAGATTTTAAGGAATTGGATGAAAATGTTGAGtatgaagagagagagagtgagtttGATTTGAGCGATGAAGATAAATCTGTGGTTCAAGGTGAAGAAGCACAGGATGAAGAGATTGAAGTGGATGTTGCATCTATTGATAGAGTTGCTGCTTTTTGTAGTTCTGATGAAGAAATGGAAGATATTGGTTCGCTACAGTTTTTaccaatatcaccagatgtagaAGATTCGGAAGACAATCAAACAACACCACACGAACCACCTATGAAAAAACATCGTTCTCACGATATCCATTTGCAAGGAGCACCAGTAGATG aaaCTCATCCATTATTAAATAAAGGGAAAGATAAGCCAACAACCAAAAAGGGAAGACCTCGGTTGGAACACAGAAAGGGAAAATAA